TTTTTATACTGGAAAGTGTTGGTTATACCACCGAAGAAGTCGGGATTAGGGTCGCCAATGATCTGTCGATCATTAGGGTTAGTAGGCGCTGTTGGATTACCATTTTGATCTTCGAAGTCGATGAGGCCTGTCTCCGGATTGACACCGATCATTTTCCATCCAAAGAATACGCCTAATGGTTCTCCTGGAACCGCCATATTCAATTCGCCCACGCCACCTAACATACGGTCTAAATTATTCGCTAGGCTTCGAACAGTGTTTCGGTTAAATGTCATATTGAGTGTTGTGTTCCACTTGAATTCACCTACCAAATTTTGTGTGGTCAATTCGAATTCAAAACCTTTGTTCTGTATTTCTCCGGCATTGGTAAAACGGGTTTGAAAACCCGAGCTGAATGGAATAGGGATCCCGAGCAGGAGGTCCGACGTGTTTTTGACGTAATAGTCTGCCAATAGGGAGATCCGGTTGTTGAATAGGCCTAAATCCAAACCTATATCTAATTGTTTGGTTGTTTCCCATTTGAGATTACGGTCACCCAAAACATTTGGAACAAAACCCGGAAGTCCCATGTAATTATTGCCTCCGGTATATAGTGAATAACTCGCATAGTTTCCGATATTTTGATTCCCGGTAATCCCCCAACTTGCCCTGAGCTTTAAATTACTTATTGCTGAAATATCCTGGAAGAATTCTTCATCAGACGCGCGCCAGGCAGCCGCAAAAGATGGGAAATATCCCCAACGGTTGTTGGCACCAAAACGCGAAGAACCATCCGCTCTGAAGTTTGCTGTCAATAAATATCTGCCTTTGTATCCATAGTCTACTCGTGCAAAACCCGATGCAATGGCCCATTCTTCGGGATACGCATCTGCTCCGCTGATTATTCCTCCCGCATTTATGTGTTCGATATCATTGGATGGAAAATTAGATCGGTTGGCATGCACGAATTCAAAACGGGATTCCTGAACCGATACCCCTAACAACGCGTTGAGGTTATGATCGCCAAAAGCTTTATCAAAATTTAAGGTTGTCTCATTTATCCAGAGTTGATCCCGTGAATTTCTTCGGGCGCCAATTCCACGTTGCGCTTCAAAGGCACGAATACCTGTCGGCGGCATAAACATTGTTTCATCAATGAAGCTCATATCCGTCCCAAAATTTGTTTTCAGTGCAAGCTCAGGGATGATGCGGTATTCTGCCGATAGTGTAGCCAAAATTCGGTTGGTCTGTGCATTGTTAACAGGTAGTTGTAGCATGGCTATGGGGTTTTCTCTAGCAGTACTTACCTCGTCCAGCCCGTAACTTCCATCAGCATTAAAAACAGGTATATTTGGCGGCGCCACAATACCAAATTTGGTAGGACCATTGCTGGAATTTTCTTCTTGGACACGGTCGTTAATAGCCCGTGTTAAGTTGACATTGGCGGTGAAACGTAATTTTTCGCTGTGTTGATGATCTAAATTCAATCGCGCACTTATTCGACTGAAATCAGAATTTAGCAATACACCTGCTTGTCTCATATAACCAATCGAAGTAAAATATTGTGTTTTTTCTGATCCACCACTAGCCGATAACTCATAGTTACGTGTAGGAGCACTTCGAAACATGGCTCCCTGCCAGTCGGTATTGATCCCCGGATTGGCCAGAATAGGATCCGGAACTGGCGTAGGATTTCCATCTCCGTCTAGATTGAACCGATAAAAATCACGCATGTAATCATGATATTGTTCGGTATTCATCATGTTATATCGCCGGTTATTCGGAACCTCAGAGAACCCTTCATACATATTGAAATTAAAAGTACTTGTTCCTGGCTGTCCTTTTTTTGTCGTTATCAGCACTACACCATTGGCAGCCCGTGCACCATATATCGCTGATGAAGCCGCGTCTTTTAGCACCTCTACGGATTGTACGTCCGATGGATTGATGGAAGAAAGGATATTGATTCCTTGGGTTCCACCTCCAAAATTGAAGTCGCTGCCTCCCGTAAAGTTCGTGGTGCTATTCACGGGGATACCATCAACTACGTAAAGTGGATCTGAGCTGGCATTGATTGAAGTGGTACCTCTCACCCTGATATTGAGCCCACCTCCAGGGGAACCAGATCTCTGCGTTACCTGTACCCCTCCAGCTCTTCCCTGTATGGCCTGCGTAACACTTGGAAGAACTTCATTCTCAATCTGATCAGCACCGATACTTGACACAGAGCTGGTCAATTTAGATCGATCCATCGTTCCGTAACCGATGGCTACCACCTCGACCTCTTCCAATGCCTGGGCTTCCTCCTGCAGTGTAACATTGATGGCGTTTCGGTTATCAATGAATTCCTCGGTAGGGTTGTAGCCTAACGAGCTAAATCTCAATATGGAGTTGCCGGGAGCGCTTATACTAAAATTGCCATTTTCATCTGTTGTAACACCCCCTTCTTTACCTTTAACGGTGACGCTCACACCCGGTACTGGGCCATTGTCGTCTCGCACCGTCCCTGTTATTTCTCCTTGCGCAGAAGAGGCGGTATCGGCCTGATTATCGGCTACTGCCAGCGAATCTTGTGTTTGAGTAGGTTGGGAAATGGAGTCCGTCATTTGAACATTATCGCTGGTATCTGTCGAAGCGGTAGCGGCTTCCCGGGTTTGGATGGAAGCTAGCGAGGCAAGATCAATATTAATTTCAGCACGACTGTTAATGGGCTCTTCTTTGACATCGTAGCCGTCGCGGACAAAAGTCAATATGCCAATCGCGCCAGCATTTATACGGTATTTTCCATCCTGATCAGTTAATGCACTGTCTGTATCATTGTATTTAACCAATACATTTGCCAGCGGAGCATTTGTAGAGTCATCCGTTACCACTCCTTGAACTTCAAGTGTGTCAGCTGTTGGAGCAGGGGGAGGTTCTGTTTGGTTAGGGATAGTATCTTGTAAATGGAAGATTCTGGAGGTGTGTGCCACAGATGCTTCCACTCTTTTTGGATTGGTGGCTAATAGTAGTGTTGTCATCAATAGGCAAAGGAAGAACATTGGATGTTGGATACGACTTCTTTTCATGTTAATCTGTTTTGCTATGTTGTTTTCATTTTCGAATAAATTAGTTTCACTAGACTGTTGAGATAAAATGGCGACGAATTATTTATTTTCCATCTTATCTTTTTCCTTGGTTGTTTTACCTTTCTTATAATCGTTACTGGTGGTAACAAGAGATTTGTCGAGAAGGTTTGTGGGTTTTTTGTAACTATTTGCTTGATATACAAGGGGTTGCTTACGTGTTTTTCAGCAGAAAGGGGATAAGGTGCTACAAACTGTGGGGTTTTTTCTACAAAGACAAACAACATAAGGCTATCCGATGGGCGGACAGCCTTAACTTAACCAATTATAAACCTAAATTATGAGAAGGGGCTTTATGTAGAGCCGAGTTAGAACCGGCCGTAAATTTCTATAACAAAGGTAAGTGCTATTATTTTCTATTGAGTAAATATTATATTAAACTTCTGTTAAATAAGAGTCAATTAAACCTCTAAGATATACATACTGGTTTTGCGTAAGACATATTAATTGTTTTTGGATGGTTGCGACATGAAAACAGCAATGCTATTTAACTTGGAAGTAACAACTTCTGCACCTGGGCTCATAACTTTCTTTTTCGCCAACGTGGATTTTCTCATTTTGTGCTGCTGTTCTAAAGGAATAGTTTGCAGGAGCTCCACAACATACACAGACCGCATGTACCTTAGTTACGTGTTCAGCAATAGCCATTAAGTCGGGCATTGGTCCAAATGGTTTGCCTTGAAAATCCATATCTAGACCTGCTACCACTACGCGAATGCCTTTATTTGCTAGCGTATTACATACTTCAGATAGATGGTTATCAAAAAATTGAGCCTCATCAATACCTACCACTTGGGTTTGGGAGCCTAACAGAAGGATGGCAGAAGACGTTTCAACCGATGTTGATGGGATGCTGTTTCTGTCATGCGAAACAACTTCGGCCGTGGCATAACGATTATCTACTTGTGGCTTGAAAATCTCTACTTGTAGTTTTGCTATCTGGGCGCGTTTTAATCTCCTGATCAGTTCTTCTGTTTTTCCAGAAAACATAGAACCGCAGATCACTTCAATACTTCCTTGTGGATTGGATTTGTTTATAAAGCTATGCTCACTAAATAGCATCATATATCGTTAAAGTTTTGTTTTAGTATAAAAATGAGACCAAATGGTCACGCAACGGATGTTGAATTTATCAAGTTCTAGGTTTGTTGATATGATT
This Olivibacter sp. SDN3 DNA region includes the following protein-coding sequences:
- a CDS encoding thymidine kinase, which produces MLFSEHSFINKSNPQGSIEVICGSMFSGKTEELIRRLKRAQIAKLQVEIFKPQVDNRYATAEVVSHDRNSIPSTSVETSSAILLLGSQTQVVGIDEAQFFDNHLSEVCNTLANKGIRVVVAGLDMDFQGKPFGPMPDLMAIAEHVTKVHAVCVCCGAPANYSFRTAAQNEKIHVGEKESYEPRCRSCYFQVK
- a CDS encoding SusC/RagA family TonB-linked outer membrane protein; amino-acid sequence: MKRSRIQHPMFFLCLLMTTLLLATNPKRVEASVAHTSRIFHLQDTIPNQTEPPPAPTADTLEVQGVVTDDSTNAPLANVLVKYNDTDSALTDQDGKYRINAGAIGILTFVRDGYDVKEEPINSRAEINIDLASLASIQTREAATASTDTSDNVQMTDSISQPTQTQDSLAVADNQADTASSAQGEITGTVRDDNGPVPGVSVTVKGKEGGVTTDENGNFSISAPGNSILRFSSLGYNPTEEFIDNRNAINVTLQEEAQALEEVEVVAIGYGTMDRSKLTSSVSSIGADQIENEVLPSVTQAIQGRAGGVQVTQRSGSPGGGLNIRVRGTTSINASSDPLYVVDGIPVNSTTNFTGGSDFNFGGGTQGINILSSINPSDVQSVEVLKDAASSAIYGARAANGVVLITTKKGQPGTSTFNFNMYEGFSEVPNNRRYNMMNTEQYHDYMRDFYRFNLDGDGNPTPVPDPILANPGINTDWQGAMFRSAPTRNYELSASGGSEKTQYFTSIGYMRQAGVLLNSDFSRISARLNLDHQHSEKLRFTANVNLTRAINDRVQEENSSNGPTKFGIVAPPNIPVFNADGSYGLDEVSTARENPIAMLQLPVNNAQTNRILATLSAEYRIIPELALKTNFGTDMSFIDETMFMPPTGIRAFEAQRGIGARRNSRDQLWINETTLNFDKAFGDHNLNALLGVSVQESRFEFVHANRSNFPSNDIEHINAGGIISGADAYPEEWAIASGFARVDYGYKGRYLLTANFRADGSSRFGANNRWGYFPSFAAAWRASDEEFFQDISAISNLKLRASWGITGNQNIGNYASYSLYTGGNNYMGLPGFVPNVLGDRNLKWETTKQLDIGLDLGLFNNRISLLADYYVKNTSDLLLGIPIPFSSGFQTRFTNAGEIQNKGFEFELTTQNLVGEFKWNTTLNMTFNRNTVRSLANNLDRMLGGVGELNMAVPGEPLGVFFGWKMIGVNPETGLIDFEDQNGNPTAPTNPNDRQIIGDPNPDFFGGITNTFQYKNFDLSIMGQFSYGNDIFNYNLSTVLGGSNISANQSEDLTRRWRNPGDITDIPRPTPNDLNHTAISDRFVEDGSFFRLRNITLGYTFPSEFSERLNINSLRVYATVQNAFVFTKYRGYDPEVSSQHVGAGNEGLIYGYDYGSYPQPRIFTAGVNLMF